In Marinitoga hydrogenitolerans DSM 16785, the sequence AACTATTAATAATAAAATATATAGCTAAAAACACATAAATCAATATAAATAAAATATATTTACTTTTCAAAGAGCATATAAATAATAATAATAATAATAATCAATAACAATAATATAATTATTCTATACTAATTATACGAGCATTCCTGTAAGGAAAAATAAGAATTGAAAAAAGGAACGCCTCCTGGTAATATATAAATAGAGGAAAAAACCAAAACCAGGAGGCGATAAGATGAAGCAAAAAATATTAAGGATACATGAAAAGACATTAATAGTAGGAATAGATGTTGCAAAAAATACACATTGGGTAAGAATAATGGATCACAAAGGGATAGATGTAATAAAACCCTTCAAAATAAATAATAACATAAAAGGGATAAAAAGTCTAGAGGAAAAAATAAAAAAAACAAAAGAAAAGAATAAAAAGAAAAAAGTAATAATAGGGATGGAACCATCCGGACATTATTGGAAAGCATTAGCCTGGCAAATAAAATTAAAAAGCATAGGAGATGAATTGGTAATAGTAAATCCACATCACGTAAAAAAAAGCAAAGAATTAGACGACAATTCACCAGAAAAAAGTGATAGGAAAGATGCAGGAATAATAGGGAGATTAATACGAGATGGAAGATTTTTTGATGTGTATTTACCAGAAAAGGAATATGCAGAATTAAGAATAATAAGTAGAAGTAGAGAGCAGTTAGTAAATAAAAGAAGAAATGCAAAAAATGCAGCAATAGCAGTAATAGATGAATATTTTCCAGAATATAACAAAATATACAAAAACATATTTTCAGAAGGATCAATAGAAATAATAAAAAAATACGCGATACCAGAAGAAATAAAAAAAGTAGGGATAGAAGAAATAGAAAAAGATTTAAAAAAAGCGACCCAGGGAAGAGATTGGAAAAATAGGGCGCAAAAGATATATGAAGCAGCAAAAAACACAATAGGAGTAAAAGAAGGGCAAAGGGCTGCAAAAATAAAAATAAGGATGTTAATAGAAGAGATAGAGTTCATAACAAGACAAATAGAAAAATTAGAAGAAGAAATGAAAAGATTGATGAAAGAAATAGGATTAAGTGAATACTTAGAAAGTATAGATGGAATAGGGCCAATAATAGCGGCAACATTCATAGGAGAAGTAGGAGATATAGAAAGGTTCAAAAGCTGGAAACAAAT encodes:
- a CDS encoding IS110 family RNA-guided transposase, which encodes MKQKILRIHEKTLIVGIDVAKNTHWVRIMDHKGIDVIKPFKINNNIKGIKSLEEKIKKTKEKNKKKKVIIGMEPSGHYWKALAWQIKLKSIGDELVIVNPHHVKKSKELDDNSPEKSDRKDAGIIGRLIRDGRFFDVYLPEKEYAELRIISRSREQLVNKRRNAKNAAIAVIDEYFPEYNKIYKNIFSEGSIEIIKKYAIPEEIKKVGIEEIEKDLKKATQGRDWKNRAQKIYEAAKNTIGVKEGQRAAKIKIRMLIEEIEFITRQIEKLEEEMKRLMKEIGLSEYLESIDGIGPIIAATFIGEVGDIERFKSWKQIRKLAGLNLYEKSSGQQKGKTKITKRGRPLLRKIIYYAGESGKRHNTEMKKSMKN